The genomic window ATCCATCCAGAGGAGGAGTACCAACTGCGGATGGACGCTACGAGAAGACTGCTCGAAGGGACCGGGATACCGCTTAAAATATACTCTGACTACCAGCCATCGGAGTATTTTGATGCTGTACGCGGGCAGAGCGAAGAGCGTTGCAAAAGCTGCTTTCGCCTGAGGCTGGGGCAAACTGCCGCTGTGGCATTGGAGCGTGGGTTTACTGCCTTTTCTTCCAGCTTGCTTATTAGCCCCCATCAGCAGCACGAGAACCTGTTATCGATTGGCAATGCTCTTGCTGAAATAAGGGGTATAAGATTTCTTTACTCGGATTTACGCCGCAGGTATTCCGATTCTCGGGTTATGACCAAGCATCGGGATTTATACCGGCAAGAATACTGCGGATGCCAATATAGCAAACAGGAGAGGTTTTCTTCCGAGTAATGCGCTACTATGTCCGCTCAATGCAACAGGAAGATGC from Dehalococcoidales bacterium includes these protein-coding regions:
- a CDS encoding epoxyqueuosine reductase QueH, giving the protein MIVDSVLVHVCCAHCAAYTLDFWQKQGYRVEAFWYNPNIHPEEEYQLRMDATRRLLEGTGIPLKIYSDYQPSEYFDAVRGQSEERCKSCFRLRLGQTAAVALERGFTAFSSSLLISPHQQHENLLSIGNALAEIRGIRFLYSDLRRRYSDSRVMTKHRDLYRQEYCGCQYSKQERFSSE